One Periplaneta americana isolate PAMFEO1 chromosome 8, P.americana_PAMFEO1_priV1, whole genome shotgun sequence genomic region harbors:
- the LOC138705129 gene encoding facilitated trehalose transporter Tret1-like — MRETAMSTAVGETPTTTWKSKMMQVVAACVVNLASIAYGMAMSWPTPSLPHLAAGDLLLDCNIITEDEGAWLGSLVYLGALISSPIFSYVSQTYGRKIAGYSTVIPLIISWLPIVFSESLYLFYASRFLMGMASGGVLTFCPMYVGEIAEDSIRGTLGTVRSTCGNIAFVFMCIVGAVISIRDMAILCLTMPIIFALAFYWLPESPLFLMRRGRTLEAMDALIWVRGGDVKAAGLEMMKLTAVVKESSSRNVSLKTLFSSKGTRRALTICIVLGLCQQLSGISAVLNYAVSIFELAGSSISPNTATTIVACVQLLGSLTSSIFMDLAGRRILILFSQISMTSCLGGLGIYFYMQQEGYDMTSVGFLPLMCMGLYVLTLSVGVGSVTYIIMAELFTPEARGLATTAITMVVWLTAFLSTKFYPNLVHLLGLPGCYWLFASICVVCAVFTIFKIPETKNRSLESILRELNGDDIKSDSESGVKTIANSSAPERY, encoded by the exons ATGAGAGAAACTGCTATGTCGACTGCTGTAGGCGAGACACCTACAACAACTTGGAAGAGCAAGATGATGCAGGTTGTTGCTGCATGTGTAG TAAACCTGGCATCAATAGCTTACGGAATGGCGATGTCGTGGCCCACTCCATCTCTTCCACACCTTGCAGCAGGAGATCTACTATTAGACTGCAATATAATTACAGAAGATGAAGGAGCTTGGCTAGGATCATTGGTGTACCTTGGAGCACTGATATCGTCTCCGATTTTCAGCTATGTATCGCAGACTTATGGACGTAAAATTGCGGGCTATTCTACAGTCATACCCCTTATTATCAGCTGGCTTCCCATCGTGTTCTCTGAATCTCTGTACCTCTTCTATGCTTCAAGATTTCTTATGGGTATGGCGTCTGGTGGGGTTCTCACTTTCTGCCCGATGTACGTCGGAGAGATTGCTGAAGACAGCATCAGAGGTACTCTGGGCACGGTTCGTTCAACGTGTGGTAATATCGCCTTTGTCTTCATGTGTATTGTTGGTGCTGTAATTTCCATCAGAGACATGGCTATACTATGTCTCACAATGCCGATAATATTTGCTCTTGCTTTTTACTGGCTGCCCGAATCGCCATTGTTCTTAATGAGAAGAGGAAGAACACTAGAAGCTATGGATGCTTTGATCTGGGTACGTGGAGGAGATGTGAAGGCTGCTGGATTAGAAATGATGAAGTTGACTGCCGTTGTGAAGGAAAGTTCCAGtagaaatgtttctttaaaaactcTTTTCTCATCTAAAGGAACCAGACGTGCTTTGACCATTTGTATTGTTCTCGGTCTTTGTCAACAACTATCTGGCATATCAGCAGTTCTGAACTATGCTGTCAGTATTTTTGAACTAGCTGGAAGTTCTATTTCGCCAAATACTGCCACTACTATCGTTGCATGTGTACAACTCCTTGGTTCACTCACGTCTTCAATATTTATGGACCTTGCTGGTAGAAGAATTCTAATACTGTTCTCTCAAATTTCAATGACAAGTTGTCTAGGAGGCTTGGGAATTTATTTTTACATGCAACAAGAAGGTTATGACATGACAAGTGTGGGTTTTCTGCCGTTGATGTGTATGGGTTTATATGTGCTCACTCTCTCCGTTGGTGTAGGATCTGTAACATATATTATAATGGCAGAACTGTTCACTCCAGAAGCAAGAGGTCTTGCTACAACTGCGATAACCATGGTAGTATGGTTAACGGCTTTCCTcagtacaaaattttatccaaaTCTCGTTCATTTACTGGGACTTCCTGGATGTTACTGGTTGTTTGCTagtatttgtgttgtttgtgcaGTGTTTACTATATTCAAAATACCAGAAACAAAAAACAGAAGTTTGGAATCTATTCTTCGGGAGCTTAATGGTGATGATATCAAAAGTGATAGTGAATCGGGTGTGAAAACTATAGCAAACTCATCAGCTCCTGAAAGATATTAA